A genomic region of Pseudomonadota bacterium contains the following coding sequences:
- a CDS encoding NADH-quinone oxidoreductase subunit L, translating to MSPTAIALLVTTAPLAAFVLALVVLPRQRRLAAATVVGAGAISCGGALWLLRDGPAAAPQLLRWFDAERGPIAFGLLLDGPNLLFGAVVALVALAVSVYSLGYMAGDRGWSRYFALLGLFSWSMLSFVFSANLLQMFIFWELVGLASFLLIGFWYEKPAAAAAARKAFIMTRIGDVGLMIGMIMLFNATGTLDVRELSDPQLLGQLPQSRLALIALLFFAGVVGKSAQFPLHTWLPDAMEGPTPVSALLHSATMVAAGVYLFARFHPLFMAVDYVARIVLGVALGTALLAATMALVERDIKRVLAFSSISQLGFMLMGLAVGSLHAGLFHLVTHAFFKALLFLCAGSYIHHCGSNDLVAIGRAGGRKQRWTTLGLVIGAGALAGVPPLAGFFSKEAVLGALALHQPPAIVALAYLASFLTAYYSFRMVFLVLRPQDASAAATAPDERHAGAPGAAHVAHDEHASPGWAGAVMRVPIVVLTVLAAGAGWGGAYIGRLAGVAPERPHALEMLLAIALALAGIGLAWIEFGRRGAAQRGFVARVPALHALFSHRWYLDALYAALVARLLSGISRLCALVESRGLDGAVDGMARGTVAGGRGASAIQGGRLQVYIGASALLLAVACYLIGAL from the coding sequence ATGAGCCCGACGGCGATTGCCCTGTTGGTGACCACGGCGCCGCTGGCTGCCTTCGTGCTGGCGCTCGTCGTGCTGCCGCGCCAGCGACGGCTGGCGGCCGCGACGGTGGTGGGGGCTGGCGCGATCTCATGCGGCGGCGCGCTATGGTTGCTCAGGGACGGCCCCGCGGCTGCGCCGCAGCTGCTGCGCTGGTTCGACGCCGAGCGCGGGCCGATCGCCTTCGGGCTGCTGCTCGACGGGCCCAACCTGCTCTTCGGCGCGGTGGTGGCCCTGGTCGCCTTGGCGGTCAGCGTCTACTCGCTTGGTTACATGGCTGGTGATCGGGGTTGGAGCCGCTACTTCGCGCTGCTGGGGCTCTTCAGCTGGTCGATGCTCTCGTTCGTCTTCTCGGCCAATTTGCTCCAGATGTTTATCTTCTGGGAGCTGGTCGGCCTGGCCTCGTTCCTCCTGATCGGGTTCTGGTACGAGAAGCCGGCGGCCGCGGCGGCGGCGCGCAAGGCCTTCATCATGACCCGGATCGGCGACGTGGGCCTGATGATCGGCATGATCATGCTCTTCAACGCCACCGGGACGCTCGACGTCCGCGAGCTCAGCGACCCGCAGCTGCTCGGGCAGCTTCCGCAGTCGCGCCTGGCGCTGATCGCGCTGCTCTTCTTCGCCGGCGTCGTCGGCAAGAGCGCGCAGTTTCCGCTGCACACCTGGCTGCCCGACGCGATGGAGGGTCCGACCCCGGTCAGCGCGCTGCTGCACTCGGCGACGATGGTCGCCGCCGGTGTCTACCTCTTTGCGCGCTTCCATCCGCTCTTCATGGCCGTCGACTACGTCGCTCGGATCGTGCTCGGCGTGGCGCTGGGCACGGCGTTGCTCGCCGCGACGATGGCCTTGGTCGAGCGCGACATCAAGCGCGTCCTGGCCTTCTCGTCGATCTCGCAGCTCGGCTTCATGCTGATGGGGCTGGCGGTTGGCAGCCTGCACGCCGGCCTCTTTCACCTGGTGACCCACGCCTTCTTCAAGGCCCTGCTCTTTCTCTGTGCGGGATCCTATATCCACCACTGCGGCTCCAACGACCTGGTGGCGATTGGCCGTGCCGGCGGGCGGAAGCAGCGCTGGACGACGCTGGGGCTCGTCATCGGTGCCGGCGCGCTGGCGGGCGTGCCGCCGCTCGCCGGCTTCTTCAGCAAGGAGGCCGTGCTCGGGGCCCTGGCCCTGCACCAGCCGCCGGCGATCGTCGCGCTGGCCTATCTGGCTAGCTTCCTCACCGCCTACTACAGCTTCCGCATGGTCTTCCTCGTGCTGCGTCCGCAGGACGCGAGCGCCGCGGCGACGGCGCCCGACGAGCGCCACGCCGGAGCGCCGGGCGCCGCGCACGTTGCGCATGACGAGCACGCGAGCCCCGGCTGGGCCGGGGCCGTGATGCGCGTTCCAATCGTCGTCTTGACGGTGTTGGCGGCTGGCGCGGGATGGGGCGGGGCCTATATCGGGCGCCTGGCGGGTGTGGCGCCGGAGCGTCCGCACGCCCTCGAAATGCTGCTCGCGATCGCGCTGGCGCTGGCAGGAATCGGCCTGGCCTGGATCGAGTTTGGCCGGCGGGGTGCGGCGCAGCGGGGCTTTGTCGCGCGGGTGCCGGCGCTACACGCGCTCTTCTCGCACCGCTGGTACCTCGACGCGCTCTACGCTGCGCTGGTGGCGCGGCTCCTGAGCGGTATTTCTCGGCTTTGCGCGCTGGTCGAGTCGCGCGGGCTGGACGGCGCGGTCGACGGTATGGCGCGCGGAACCGTCGCCGGCGGTCGCGGTGCCAGTGCGATACAGGGCGGCCGCCTGCAGGTCTATATCGGCGCCTCGGCGCTCTTGCTGGCCGTCGCCTGCTATCTCATCGGTGCGCTCTAA
- a CDS encoding NADH-quinone oxidoreductase subunit M → MVMDRVPLLSAIVLSPLVALLVVLVLPARCARAIKVVSSLSGLVTVGLALTIWARFDAAGPRFQLVERVPWIPSFGVSYHLGVDGIGVLMTLLNAIVFFTGCLSMSTLQERVKEYFAFMLMLVIGVFGVFASLDLFFFFFFYEVALLPMYPLIAIWGSTRKEYAAMKLTLFLLAGSALLFPALLSIYWTAGGTTWSLPELAAFAFPERYQIALYPFVYLGFGVLAGMFPLHGWSPTGHVAAPTAVSMLHAGVLMKLGAFGILRVGIELLPLGARYWAGPFAALATVNIVYGALVALQQRDFKFVIGFSSVSHMGIVLLGLNLLTRDGLNGAVLQMFAHGVMTALFFSAVGFIYDQAHCRAIDAFGGLARQVPVASSFFIIAGLCGMGVPGFASFWAELLVFIGALQRFPALGVLAIVALIVSALFMLRVFREAFFGPANPRWAQLREITPWLATPRALLVGVLVFFGFFPGIALDLIASSTAALAGGR, encoded by the coding sequence ATGGTGATGGATCGAGTTCCCTTGCTCAGCGCGATCGTGCTCAGCCCACTCGTGGCGTTGCTGGTGGTTTTGGTGCTGCCCGCGCGCTGTGCGCGTGCGATCAAGGTCGTGTCCAGCCTCTCGGGCTTGGTCACCGTCGGCTTGGCCTTGACCATCTGGGCGCGCTTTGACGCGGCCGGGCCGCGCTTCCAGCTCGTCGAGCGCGTGCCGTGGATTCCGAGTTTCGGCGTCAGCTATCACCTCGGGGTCGACGGCATCGGCGTGCTGATGACGCTGCTCAACGCGATCGTCTTCTTCACCGGTTGTCTCTCGATGTCGACGCTGCAGGAGCGGGTGAAGGAGTACTTCGCCTTCATGCTGATGCTCGTCATCGGGGTCTTTGGCGTCTTCGCATCGCTGGATCTCTTCTTCTTCTTCTTCTTCTACGAGGTGGCCCTGCTGCCGATGTATCCGCTGATCGCGATCTGGGGCAGCACGCGCAAAGAGTACGCGGCGATGAAGCTGACGCTCTTCCTGCTGGCGGGGTCGGCGCTTCTCTTTCCCGCGCTGCTCTCGATCTACTGGACCGCCGGGGGCACAACGTGGAGCCTGCCCGAGCTGGCGGCCTTCGCCTTCCCCGAGCGTTACCAGATCGCCCTCTATCCCTTCGTCTATCTCGGCTTCGGCGTGCTCGCCGGCATGTTTCCCTTGCATGGCTGGTCGCCCACGGGCCACGTCGCCGCGCCCACGGCGGTTTCGATGCTGCACGCCGGCGTGCTGATGAAGCTGGGCGCCTTCGGCATTCTGCGGGTCGGCATCGAGCTGCTGCCACTCGGCGCGCGCTATTGGGCGGGGCCCTTCGCCGCGCTGGCCACCGTCAACATCGTCTACGGCGCGCTGGTGGCGCTGCAGCAGCGCGACTTCAAGTTCGTGATTGGCTTCTCCAGCGTCTCGCATATGGGCATCGTCCTGCTCGGGCTCAATCTGCTGACGCGCGATGGCCTCAATGGCGCGGTGCTTCAGATGTTCGCGCATGGAGTGATGACGGCGCTCTTTTTCAGCGCCGTGGGCTTCATCTACGACCAGGCGCATTGTCGAGCGATCGACGCCTTTGGCGGGCTCGCACGGCAGGTTCCGGTGGCGTCGAGCTTCTTCATCATCGCCGGCCTCTGCGGCATGGGCGTGCCGGGCTTCGCCAGCTTCTGGGCCGAGCTGCTGGTGTTCATCGGCGCCCTGCAGCGCTTCCCGGCCCTCGGCGTACTAGCGATCGTCGCGCTGATCGTCTCGGCGCTCTTCATGCTGCGGGTTTTTCGCGAGGCGTTCTTTGGGCCGGCCAATCCACGCTGGGCGCAGCTGCGCGAGATCACGCCATGGCTGGCGACGCCGCGCGCGCTCCTGGTGGGGGTGCTGGTGTTCTTCGGCTTCTTCCCCGGCATCGCGCTCGATTTGATCGCGAGCTCGACGGCCGCGCTGGCGGGGGGCCGATAG
- a CDS encoding NADH-quinone oxidoreductase subunit N: MGNELLLFLPESVVLLGALLVFVLSVGACGPRATRLAGLAAALVALGAALFSLYYGPAGEPFAAGILRVDTFSQLLKAGLALGLLLTLLLAGELKTVRAGARVDLPFFLLLATVGMMLLVSATELLTLFVALELSAYSLYAAVALHREHPPGDEAGVRYVLIGAAASAVTLYGLSLIFGAVGSTYLADVTAALVAGRPLVLVVGLVLLLAALFFKLAVFPFHFWAPDVYQGAPHQVVAFVATASKLGAVGVLARICAVLAAAPSGMVEVLLVLAVVSMTLGNLAALAQSDLKRLLAYSAIAHGGYLLLGYGAFSELGIAAALFYGVVYLATAILGFVVVCALGREGSNPDLDALAGLHQRSPVLALMLLAAMFGLAGIPPAGGFVGKWFLFAAALERGQFELVLLAAGNTTLALYYYLRVVKAAYLAPAGGRGPLALSGTERVAGYIALAIVLGTGIYPAPLWAMAQRAAGVLLAG; the protein is encoded by the coding sequence ATGGGAAACGAGCTGCTGCTTTTTCTGCCGGAGTCAGTTGTCCTGCTCGGGGCGCTCCTGGTCTTTGTGCTCTCGGTCGGCGCCTGCGGCCCGCGGGCCACGCGCCTGGCGGGGCTGGCTGCCGCGCTCGTGGCGCTCGGTGCCGCGCTCTTCAGCCTCTACTACGGGCCGGCAGGTGAGCCCTTCGCTGCGGGAATCCTCCGCGTCGACACCTTTTCGCAACTGCTGAAGGCCGGGCTCGCGCTCGGCCTGTTGCTCACGCTGCTGCTCGCCGGCGAGCTCAAAACCGTGCGTGCAGGCGCTCGGGTGGACCTGCCCTTCTTCCTGCTGCTGGCCACCGTCGGGATGATGCTCCTGGTCAGCGCGACGGAGCTGTTGACGCTCTTCGTCGCCCTGGAGCTCTCGGCCTACTCGCTCTACGCCGCCGTTGCCCTGCACCGCGAGCATCCCCCTGGCGATGAGGCCGGCGTGCGTTATGTGCTGATCGGCGCCGCCGCCTCGGCCGTTACCCTCTATGGCCTGAGCCTGATCTTCGGCGCCGTAGGCAGCACCTACCTGGCCGATGTGACGGCGGCGTTGGTGGCCGGCCGTCCCTTGGTGCTGGTGGTCGGGCTGGTGCTCTTGCTGGCGGCCCTCTTCTTCAAGTTGGCCGTCTTCCCCTTTCACTTCTGGGCCCCCGACGTCTATCAGGGCGCGCCACACCAGGTCGTGGCCTTCGTGGCCACCGCGTCGAAGCTCGGGGCCGTCGGTGTGCTGGCGCGTATTTGCGCCGTCCTCGCGGCCGCACCCTCCGGAATGGTCGAGGTCCTGCTCGTGCTGGCGGTCGTTTCGATGACCCTCGGCAACCTAGCCGCGCTGGCCCAGAGCGATCTCAAGCGGCTCCTGGCCTACTCGGCGATCGCGCACGGTGGGTATCTGCTGCTCGGCTACGGCGCCTTCTCCGAGCTCGGGATCGCGGCCGCGCTCTTCTATGGGGTGGTCTATCTGGCCACCGCCATACTGGGCTTCGTCGTCGTCTGTGCGCTCGGACGGGAGGGCAGCAACCCAGACCTCGATGCGCTGGCGGGACTGCATCAGCGCTCGCCGGTCTTGGCGCTGATGCTGCTGGCGGCGATGTTTGGCCTGGCCGGTATTCCGCCGGCGGGCGGGTTTGTCGGAAAATGGTTCCTCTTTGCGGCGGCCCTCGAGCGCGGTCAATTCGAGCTCGTGCTGCTTGCCGCCGGTAACACGACGCTGGCGCTCTACTACTACCTTCGCGTCGTCAAGGCGGCCTACCTCGCGCCTGCCGGCGGGCGCGGCCCTCTGGCCCTGAGCGGCACGGAGCGGGTGGCCGGTTACATTGCGTTGGCCATCGTGCTCGGCACTGGCATCTACCCCGCGCCGCTGTGGGCGATGGCCCAACGGGCGGCCGGCGTGCTGCTCGCTGGGTAG
- a CDS encoding FAD-dependent oxidoreductase, with amino-acid sequence MRAAVVGAGPAGFFAAGALLRAPAPLFQVDLVERLPTPFGLVRGGVAPDHPSIKAVARVFERTAALPRFRFLGHVEVGRDLLVEELRRGYDAVVFAHGADGPRPLGIEGEALPGCHAAGAFVGWYNGHPDHAALRPNLRIRRAVVVGQGNVALDVARVLARPAAQLTATDLAAGALELLRQSTIDEVVVVGRRGPAQAAFSPAALRELTELEGVDLLVDAAELVLDADSATHLAAAPTASAAHNVALLREIAGRPTRGAPRRLRLCFLRSPRALVAGDDGRVAALRLVRNRLEAGPDGTLRARPTEEHEALEAGLVVTAAGFTLRPVPGLPSDAQRGTVAHERGQVLASAGGAPWPGCYVAGWAADGPRGLIGDQKRAAEYLAARIAADAVRGALAPREVAGASDPVLGLLRDRGVRPVSFADWRRLDRLERERGQLRGAPRDKLVDVEAMLAAMDASAVPG; translated from the coding sequence CTGCGGGCTGCCGTCGTCGGCGCGGGCCCGGCGGGCTTCTTCGCGGCGGGAGCGCTCCTGCGCGCGCCTGCCCCCCTCTTTCAGGTGGACCTGGTCGAGCGCCTACCGACGCCCTTCGGGCTCGTTCGGGGAGGTGTGGCGCCCGACCATCCGAGCATCAAGGCGGTGGCGCGGGTCTTCGAGCGCACGGCGGCGCTGCCTCGCTTTCGCTTCTTGGGTCACGTCGAGGTCGGCCGCGACCTCCTCGTAGAGGAGCTGCGACGCGGCTACGACGCCGTGGTCTTTGCCCACGGGGCGGACGGGCCGAGGCCACTGGGGATCGAGGGCGAGGCGCTGCCCGGCTGCCACGCGGCCGGCGCCTTTGTCGGCTGGTACAACGGGCATCCCGACCACGCGGCGCTCCGCCCGAACCTACGCATCCGACGTGCGGTGGTCGTTGGCCAGGGCAACGTGGCGCTCGATGTCGCGCGCGTGCTCGCGCGACCCGCCGCGCAGCTCACAGCCACGGATCTCGCCGCGGGCGCGCTCGAGCTGCTGCGGCAGAGCACCATCGACGAGGTGGTGGTCGTCGGGCGTCGCGGACCGGCCCAGGCGGCCTTTTCGCCCGCCGCCCTGCGCGAGCTCACCGAGCTCGAAGGTGTGGACCTGCTGGTCGACGCTGCTGAGTTGGTGCTCGATGCGGATAGCGCGACGCACCTGGCGGCGGCGCCGACGGCCAGCGCTGCGCATAACGTGGCGCTCTTGCGCGAGATCGCCGGTCGCCCCACGCGTGGGGCCCCGCGCCGGCTGCGCCTCTGCTTTCTCCGCTCCCCGCGGGCGCTGGTGGCGGGGGACGATGGTCGAGTGGCGGCGCTTCGGCTGGTCCGCAATCGCCTGGAGGCTGGCCCCGACGGAACGCTGCGGGCTCGGCCGACGGAGGAGCACGAGGCGCTGGAGGCCGGGCTGGTGGTCACGGCCGCAGGTTTCACGCTGCGGCCTGTGCCCGGCCTGCCGAGCGACGCGCAGCGCGGTACCGTGGCCCACGAGCGCGGCCAGGTCCTGGCATCAGCGGGCGGGGCGCCGTGGCCCGGCTGCTACGTGGCGGGCTGGGCGGCTGACGGTCCTCGCGGCCTGATCGGTGACCAGAAGCGCGCGGCGGAGTACCTCGCCGCACGCATTGCGGCGGACGCCGTTCGCGGGGCGCTCGCGCCGCGCGAGGTGGCAGGCGCTTCGGATCCGGTGCTCGGCCTGCTCAGGGATCGTGGCGTCCGCCCGGTCTCCTTCGCCGACTGGCGGCGCCTCGACCGCCTCGAGCGCGAGCGTGGCCAGCTGCGGGGGGCGCCCCGCGACAAGCTGGTCGACGTCGAGGCGATGTTGGCAGCGATGGATGCCTCGGCGGTTCCGGGCTGA
- a CDS encoding SDR family oxidoreductase translates to MGTVLVTGANRGIGLELCRQLAARGDRVVAACRKTTAALSALGVRVEEGVDVADDASVAALAGRLGDLSLDLLISNAGVLEHETIEVLDLRSVRRQLEVNALGALRVTSALLDRLGPGAKIALISSRMGSIGDNASGGSYGYRMSKAALNMAGVSLAHDLRPRGIAVAILHPGYVRTAMTGGKGWVDAPAAAEGLLRRCDELTLESSGGFWHAEGERLPW, encoded by the coding sequence TTGGGAACTGTGCTCGTGACGGGGGCGAATCGCGGCATCGGCCTCGAGCTCTGCCGCCAGCTCGCAGCGCGAGGGGATCGCGTCGTCGCGGCCTGCCGCAAGACCACCGCGGCGCTCTCGGCGCTCGGCGTGAGGGTCGAGGAAGGCGTGGACGTCGCCGACGACGCCTCGGTCGCGGCGCTCGCGGGGCGGCTTGGTGACCTGTCGCTGGACCTTCTGATCAGCAATGCCGGCGTGCTCGAGCACGAGACGATCGAGGTGCTCGATCTGCGGAGCGTGCGTCGGCAGCTCGAGGTCAACGCGCTCGGGGCGCTGCGCGTGACCTCAGCGTTGCTCGACCGGCTGGGTCCTGGCGCCAAGATCGCGCTGATCAGCAGCCGCATGGGGTCGATTGGCGACAACGCCTCGGGGGGATCCTACGGCTACCGGATGTCGAAGGCGGCGCTGAACATGGCCGGCGTCTCGCTCGCGCATGATCTGCGCCCGCGGGGGATCGCGGTGGCCATCCTGCATCCGGGCTATGTGCGCACGGCGATGACGGGCGGCAAGGGCTGGGTCGATGCGCCTGCGGCCGCGGAGGGACTGCTCCGTCGCTGCGACGAGCTGACGCTCGAGAGCTCGGGCGGGTTCTGGCACGCGGAGGGGGAGCGCCTGCCCTGGTGA
- a CDS encoding Rieske 2Fe-2S domain-containing protein, producing MTDDSRADPPRPTATAGADHQPPPAAPAPNCCCAEPRPLPAHDAPGVDRFSAEAWTTQILGRAREFAERVVLPTVLNEAKRPRHPLDIATRLAGLPFELAHQLRAARQGHARRRQASERQPQAAGGGFVFALHDTDLAEGERRVLQLAGQTVAIFRVADRFYATSNACPHAAGPVAEGDLSGTELTCPWHGWRFDLATGECLTVAGERLKTFAVKTVADQVLVRLV from the coding sequence ATGACCGACGATTCCCGCGCGGATCCGCCGCGACCGACCGCCACCGCAGGCGCCGACCACCAGCCGCCACCTGCAGCGCCCGCGCCGAACTGCTGCTGTGCCGAGCCGCGACCGCTGCCGGCCCACGACGCGCCCGGCGTCGACCGGTTCAGCGCGGAGGCCTGGACCACGCAGATCCTCGGTCGGGCGCGCGAGTTCGCCGAGCGCGTCGTCCTGCCGACCGTGCTCAACGAGGCCAAGCGGCCGCGGCATCCGCTCGATATCGCCACCCGCCTGGCGGGCCTGCCCTTTGAGCTCGCGCACCAGCTGCGCGCAGCGCGTCAAGGCCATGCGCGACGGCGCCAGGCCAGCGAGCGACAGCCCCAGGCGGCCGGTGGCGGATTCGTCTTCGCGTTGCACGACACCGACCTCGCGGAGGGCGAGCGGCGCGTGCTCCAGCTCGCCGGCCAGACCGTAGCCATCTTCCGCGTCGCCGATCGCTTTTATGCGACGAGCAACGCCTGTCCGCACGCGGCCGGTCCCGTCGCCGAAGGCGACCTCTCCGGTACGGAGCTCACCTGCCCCTGGCATGGTTGGCGCTTCGACCTGGCCACCGGCGAATGCCTGACCGTGGCCGGCGAGCGCCTCAAGACCTTCGCCGTCAAGACGGTCGCCGATCAGGTGCTCGTGCGGCTGGTCTAA
- a CDS encoding ABC transporter ATP-binding protein, with the protein MIASPLESPSAAAPVAEALLELHALSHHFGTRQVLDRLSLRVAPGECFGLLGPNGSGKSTALALIAGLLRPTEGTISFAGERLPGARRLLRRSSGVVFQRPALDLKLSVAQNLELAARLQGLRGAPARQAVSEALALAGLSERAEDLAGVLSGGLKRRLDIARALLHGPRLLLLDEPTAGLDEVSFRQTWRQLELLREQRGLTILLATHRPEEAERCDRLAIMANGRVALVDNPEALKRRTQRDAVVIAPTDLAALPALCEDAAARFGLSCWIEGEQLVIEHARGHELIPRLVEAYPEGHLATVSLRHPTLADVFFRVTGTTLLPLDEPAPARLRQEQP; encoded by the coding sequence ATGATCGCTTCCCCGCTCGAGAGCCCGAGCGCCGCGGCGCCCGTGGCCGAAGCGCTGCTCGAACTGCATGCGCTGTCGCACCACTTCGGGACGCGGCAGGTGCTCGATCGCCTGTCGCTACGTGTCGCGCCCGGCGAGTGCTTCGGGCTCCTTGGCCCGAACGGGAGCGGCAAGTCGACGGCGCTGGCGTTGATCGCCGGGCTGCTGCGGCCGACGGAGGGCACAATTAGCTTCGCTGGAGAGCGGCTTCCCGGCGCTCGGCGCTTGCTCCGCCGCAGCAGCGGCGTCGTCTTCCAGCGACCAGCGCTCGATCTCAAGCTCAGCGTGGCGCAGAACCTTGAGCTGGCGGCGCGACTGCAGGGACTCCGTGGGGCCCCTGCGCGCCAGGCTGTCAGCGAGGCCCTGGCGCTCGCGGGGCTGAGTGAGCGCGCCGAAGACCTGGCGGGAGTCCTGTCGGGGGGACTCAAGCGCCGGCTCGACATCGCACGAGCGCTGCTGCACGGGCCCCGTCTGCTGCTGCTCGATGAACCAACCGCCGGCCTCGATGAGGTCTCGTTCCGCCAGACCTGGCGCCAGCTCGAGCTGCTGCGCGAGCAACGGGGTCTGACGATCCTGCTCGCGACGCACCGACCCGAGGAGGCCGAGCGCTGTGACCGGCTGGCGATCATGGCCAACGGTCGCGTGGCGCTGGTCGACAACCCGGAGGCGCTCAAGCGCCGGACCCAGCGCGACGCCGTGGTCATCGCGCCGACCGACCTCGCGGCGCTTCCCGCGCTCTGCGAGGACGCCGCCGCGCGCTTCGGCTTGAGCTGTTGGATCGAAGGCGAGCAGCTCGTGATCGAGCACGCTCGCGGTCATGAGCTGATTCCGCGGCTGGTGGAGGCCTATCCTGAGGGCCACCTGGCGACTGTGAGCCTTCGCCACCCGACGCTCGCCGATGTCTTCTTCCGGGTCACCGGCACTACCCTGCTGCCGCTGGATGAGCCCGCGCCTGCGCGCCTGCGCCAGGAACAGCCATGA
- the cyoE gene encoding protoheme IX farnesyltransferase → MLSARANQGLGGLASAEEVLPRGRAAPGLLLRTTHDLIALTKPGIVAFCAGETASGLWLAGGATRWGECGAVVVGTGLAVAAANTLNMVVERDTDRLMQRTRHRPLPAGRLRVRSALLLALVCLTVGLSLLALVVNPLTALLAALALAIYVLAYTPLKRISHHALLVGAVAGAMPALIGWTASKGSLGAAGFALFALMACWQLPHFASIALYRSAEYARAGIRALPLVIGADGARRYALLTTALLLPLALAVGDFGGLRLPSRALLLAGGALLLWRGLACLGPRSGPRGARSFFAATLLYLPVLWAGLALQVILP, encoded by the coding sequence GTGCTGAGCGCGCGCGCAAACCAGGGGCTCGGCGGGCTGGCGAGCGCCGAGGAGGTGCTTCCGCGAGGCCGCGCCGCGCCGGGTCTGCTGCTGCGCACGACCCACGATCTGATCGCGCTGACCAAGCCCGGTATCGTCGCCTTCTGCGCGGGCGAAACAGCCTCCGGACTCTGGCTGGCGGGCGGCGCGACTCGCTGGGGCGAATGCGGCGCGGTGGTCGTCGGCACCGGCCTGGCCGTCGCGGCAGCCAACACGCTGAACATGGTCGTCGAGCGCGACACCGATCGCCTGATGCAACGCACCCGGCACCGCCCGCTGCCCGCGGGTCGCCTGCGCGTGCGCTCCGCGCTGCTCTTGGCGCTCGTTTGCCTGACGGTCGGCCTGTCCCTCCTCGCGCTCGTCGTGAACCCACTGACAGCGCTGCTGGCCGCCCTGGCCCTCGCGATCTACGTCCTGGCCTACACCCCGCTCAAGCGGATCAGCCACCACGCGCTGCTCGTCGGCGCCGTGGCTGGCGCCATGCCCGCACTGATCGGCTGGACCGCGAGCAAGGGCAGCCTCGGTGCGGCGGGCTTCGCGCTCTTTGCGCTGATGGCCTGCTGGCAGCTCCCGCACTTCGCCTCGATTGCGCTCTACCGCAGCGCCGAGTACGCGCGCGCCGGCATCCGGGCCCTGCCGCTGGTGATCGGCGCCGACGGCGCGCGCCGCTATGCCCTGCTGACCACTGCGCTCTTGCTCCCGCTCGCCCTCGCCGTGGGTGACTTCGGTGGCCTGCGCCTGCCAAGCCGTGCACTGCTCCTCGCCGGAGGCGCCCTCTTGCTCTGGCGGGGCTTGGCCTGTCTTGGCCCGCGCAGCGGCCCGCGCGGGGCTCGCTCCTTTTTCGCGGCCACTTTGCTTTACCTGCCCGTGCTCTGGGCGGGCCTTGCACTCCAGGTGATACTGCCATGA
- a CDS encoding heme A synthase, whose protein sequence is MRPHSLPPTPPTNRPAFFWGLFTTAATFLLLVVGGTVNPSGSSLACPDWPLCHGLVFPAMEGGVLFEHSHRLLATAVGIFTCVLALLLWRRRQDDRGGSWLGLVAVAAVIGQGVLGGLTVVLRLPPVVSVAHLALSMVFFSLLIYLSFRAYCGGTLCRALRASAAEAPNGGPTLGPSVAVAALWVAIYGQLLLGALVRHLHAGRLCGTDPLLCDGFTLWPEASLQQLHMLHRIFAVLLAFATVAVAVIAQRHAALLRRRLARITALAIPWLALTQVLLGAATVMTGIGVLPAALHLAGGALLLGATTVVHLDLIRPAWPPRSSGASQNTVTGC, encoded by the coding sequence ATGAGGCCACATAGCCTCCCCCCTACCCCGCCCACCAATCGGCCGGCCTTCTTCTGGGGGTTGTTCACCACCGCAGCGACCTTCCTGCTCTTGGTCGTCGGCGGCACTGTCAATCCCAGCGGATCTTCGCTCGCCTGCCCCGACTGGCCCCTCTGCCACGGCCTGGTCTTCCCAGCGATGGAGGGCGGCGTGCTCTTCGAGCACTCGCATCGGCTGCTGGCCACCGCGGTCGGGATCTTCACCTGCGTCCTCGCGCTCCTCCTCTGGCGGCGCCGCCAGGACGACCGCGGTGGTAGCTGGCTCGGGCTGGTCGCCGTGGCCGCGGTGATCGGCCAGGGCGTGCTTGGTGGCCTGACCGTCGTGCTGCGGCTACCCCCTGTCGTCTCGGTCGCGCACCTCGCGCTCTCGATGGTCTTCTTTTCGCTGCTGATCTATTTGTCGTTTCGCGCCTACTGCGGGGGCACGCTCTGCCGCGCGCTGCGCGCCAGCGCTGCGGAGGCGCCGAACGGCGGCCCGACGCTCGGTCCCTCGGTGGCGGTGGCAGCGCTCTGGGTCGCGATCTACGGCCAGCTCTTGCTCGGTGCGCTCGTCCGCCACCTCCACGCCGGCCGCCTCTGCGGCACCGACCCGCTGCTTTGCGACGGCTTCACCCTTTGGCCCGAGGCGTCACTCCAGCAGCTGCACATGTTGCACCGCATCTTCGCCGTGCTGCTCGCCTTCGCGACGGTCGCCGTGGCCGTGATCGCCCAGCGCCACGCCGCGCTGCTGCGGCGCCGCCTGGCCCGGATCACCGCCCTGGCGATTCCCTGGCTGGCCTTGACTCAGGTCCTGCTCGGAGCCGCAACGGTGATGACCGGCATCGGCGTCCTCCCCGCTGCCCTGCACCTCGCGGGTGGTGCGCTGCTGCTCGGAGCCACGACCGTCGTGCACCTCGACCTGATCCGCCCGGCCTGGCCGCCTCGCAGCAGCGGCGCGAGCCAAAACACGGTGACCGGGTGCTGA